The Lycium barbarum isolate Lr01 chromosome 10, ASM1917538v2, whole genome shotgun sequence genome includes a region encoding these proteins:
- the LOC132615686 gene encoding protein PARALOG OF AIPP2-like, whose translation MPPLLSQHPLHQWAAALEKDMEAEDVADSSTNMDSDSLDADVDDHMRCEKEFELLVEHMITEELALRTIITNSELLVFASTELPMLYWRFKGKYYLWGVFRPKRDSSRNTMMPNGKSAT comes from the exons ATGCCGCCGTTACTCTCGCAGCATCCTCTTCATCAATGGGCTGCAGCTCTAGAGAAGGACATGGAAGCTGAAGATGTTGCAGATTCTAGCACAAACATGGATTCAGATAGTTTAGATGCTGATGTTGATGACCATATGAG ATGTGAAAAGGAGTTCGAGCTGTTGGTGGAGCACATGATCACCGAAGAACTTGCTCTACGAACAATCATAACAAATTCTGAGCTTTTGGTTTTCGCGTCCACAGAACTGCCCATGCTATACTGGA GATTTAAGGGTAAGTACTACCTCTGGGGTGTTTTCAGACCAAAGCGGGATTCCAGTAGGAATACTATGATGCCAAATGGAAAGAGTGCGACCTAG
- the LOC132612952 gene encoding uncharacterized protein LOC132612952, with product MHFATSNDKCCSKIKKIVVSLSQFPRYNSSSAELSSRFSSCDFHEIYKSASLQHWYKNWNELRKHKLTASTFGQAVGFWPKRRGQLWLEKIGAVEPFWGNDATAWTNIKEQEALVRYKLITGNPISFTNFNVYREMNKGVDWLGASADGVVDKFVYHLPSRGVLEIKCPYFNGDMTKATPWKRIPIYYVPQAQGLMEILDRDWMDYYVWTTKGSSLFRMYRDEEYWQLLKIAVSDFWWNHVQPAKELCKRSHIKNPLVKLVSYKPGPKHELFRSIIYESRRVLENSTLLMREIDGKLQN from the coding sequence ATGCATTTTGCTACATCAAATGACAAGTGTTGTAGCAAAATTAAGAAGATAGTTGTTTCTCTTTCCCAATTTCCTAGGTACAACAGCAGTAGTGCTGAACTTTCTTCGAGATTTTCTTCCTGCGACTTTCATGAAATATATAAATCCGCTAGTCTTCAGCATTGGTACAAGAATTGGAATGAATTGAGAAAGCATAAACTTACAGCTAGCACTTTTGGTCAAGCTGTTGGTTTTTGGCCTAAGCGTAGAGGCCAACTCTGGTTGGAGAAAATTGGGGCGGTTGAACCCTTCTGGGGTAATGATGCCACAGCTTGGACTAACATCAAGGAACAGGAGGCTCTTGTAAGATATAAGCTAATTACTGGAAATCCTATCTCTTTTACTAATTTTAACGTCTATCGGGAAATGAACAAGGGGGTTGACTGGCTTGGAGCTTCCGCAGATGGTGTGGTTGACAAGTTTGTTTATCATTTACCATCCAGAGGGGTTTTAGAGATCAAGTGCCCGTACTTCAATGGTGATATGACTAAGGCGACTCCTTGGAAAAGAATTCCCATTTATTATGTTCCACAAGCTCAAGGTTTAATGGAAATATTGGATCGAGACTGGATGGACTATTATGTTTGGACTACCAAAGGAAGCAGTTTGTTTAGGATGTATCGTGATGAAGAATATTGGCAACTCTTGAAGATTGCAGTTTCTGACTTCTGGTGGAACCATGTCCAGCCAGCAAAGGAGTTGTGCAAGAGATCGCACATCAAAAATCCCCTTGTTAAACTTGTGTCCTATAAGCCAGGACCTAAGCATGAATTGTTCCGGTCTATTATCTATGAAAGTAGGCGTGTGCTTGAAAATTCCACGTTGCTTATGCGTGAAATTGATGGAAAATTACAGAACTGA